A part of Melittangium boletus DSM 14713 genomic DNA contains:
- a CDS encoding lamin tail domain-containing protein, with protein sequence MTHGPPPLARWLACSALLLGLSLTGTGCRDNPPPTPPAREMPDAERSSVEVNPARGARANGKDSVDIRVTVLKADGSPLAGRAVTVSASGLGNTVQQPSGPTDAEGVASAKLSSTVAESKTVTVSVEDEGGAVTLASRPSVEFVLESATRLAFTSVPGFGTAGEPLEALEVVIQNEAGETVAGASDTVTVSLGASPEGASLQGTVSMAAVNGVARFTSLVIEKAATDYTLVARVDGLPDATSPAFDVLPAAPASLRLTASETTVTAGNPVSLGLSVADAFGNMVTSYTGTVHFTSDDASASLPADYTFTPAAQGHHDFSGGVTLKTVGSRQVTVTDVGNPALSGSVSFSVLPGAARKLVFTQQPVDTSVRAPFGVQVTLTDALGNRVPASSPEVKLSLDKGGTLTGSTSVAPVDGVATFSGLSIAQENVGYTLTATAAGLDAATSAAFTLTDDVSPATPVLTQSGSTATSVTVAWTAVGDDGTEGTASSQELRYSTSDITSDAAFAAATPVSVGAPKPAGSAESAVINGLSQSRSYYVALKVTDNAGHSVRSASRLVSTLALNATQLAFSVQPQSGTAGVALAPIKVEIRDSAGALVDTATSAVTLTVVGASGFGPFTVSAVDGVATFSSVRIDQAGKGYTLQATAGSLTPATSSSFDIASAAASTLALTGLSSPVTAGTSQNVTVEARDAFGNLAAGYRGTVHFTSSDTKAVLPADTAFTSGDAGRKSFPVTLKTVGNQSVTVTDLANSALTATASTVVEQGSPAKLVFQSQPTNGTVRAVLSSVSVAITDAAGNVLSVGTPDISVHLVGGNASAVLGGTLTATPSSGVATFSALTVDQQGTGFRLEATAGSLDGASSNAFNIVDDLAPDAVTLRVEGTLTSTLIPLAWTAVGDDGMLGTASNYDLRYSTSPIDAASFDSATQVLTDPPLPAGSAEVVSVTGLTPNTRYYLALKVEDDAHNSSLSFASATTQTDPCIGAPACTPPADTCSADGVSRVTYTATCVDENNQPVCQRVETVTACPGADAVCYQAACDTAARPTGNQLAFSELMHSPTGSTTEYFELTNTTGQLLNLNGLTVTYQNSSKVTRSFQVGEGSVPVVVGRQGTFVLAHDKDLATNGGVSANYQYPDAIILDGSGQFSIAYENTPVTDFLYTPSFPQTPGKAMNLAAGVVGTFADASPWYWCDSTSALSGGDFGSPNAPNDTCGVVAAPPVDYCNVQYPKTIPTTPANTPLVIYSQFYEPGVTDRNTAGNDGYPYVSAQLGYGPSDTSAETWTWKAISFNGEYSATVSNNDEMIGTLRIATPGSYKYGFRYAFKDAATGTSSAWVYCDQNGVADPANGIFGTVTIESAVTPPLTNHVVISEFSGGSSANAKDEFIELYNPTNEPIVIGGWKVQYKSAAGTSYSNIAADTIPAGTVIQPKGYYLLVGTAYSNAAVPGDFTYSFDSSASTSGGGHVRIGPGLDGTVGAVAVDLLGYGTGNSPEGGAGHAAPSHPALGGSLERKAVSTSDSTSMGSGGADALRGNGYDTDDNSTNFVTRAVRNPQNSSSPTEAP encoded by the coding sequence ATGACGCATGGCCCTCCCCCGCTCGCGCGATGGCTCGCGTGCAGTGCGCTGTTGCTCGGTTTGTCCCTGACCGGGACGGGATGTCGCGACAATCCCCCGCCCACTCCGCCGGCGCGGGAGATGCCGGACGCGGAGCGCTCGTCGGTGGAGGTGAATCCGGCTCGGGGGGCTCGGGCCAATGGCAAGGACAGCGTCGACATCCGGGTGACGGTGCTCAAGGCGGATGGCTCGCCCCTGGCCGGGCGCGCGGTGACGGTGTCGGCCTCGGGTCTGGGCAACACGGTGCAGCAGCCCTCGGGCCCCACCGACGCGGAGGGCGTGGCGAGCGCGAAGCTCTCCTCCACCGTCGCGGAGAGCAAGACGGTGACGGTCTCCGTGGAGGACGAGGGCGGCGCCGTGACGTTGGCGTCGCGTCCCTCCGTCGAGTTCGTCCTGGAGTCGGCCACCCGGCTGGCCTTCACCTCGGTGCCCGGTTTCGGCACCGCCGGTGAGCCCCTGGAGGCGCTCGAGGTGGTCATCCAGAACGAGGCGGGTGAGACGGTGGCGGGCGCGAGTGACACCGTGACGGTCTCGCTCGGGGCCTCTCCCGAGGGTGCCTCGCTCCAGGGCACGGTGTCGATGGCGGCGGTGAACGGCGTGGCGCGCTTCACTTCGTTGGTGATCGAGAAGGCCGCGACGGACTACACGCTGGTGGCCCGGGTGGACGGGTTGCCGGACGCGACGAGCCCCGCCTTCGATGTGCTGCCCGCCGCGCCCGCTTCGCTGCGCCTGACGGCGTCGGAGACGACCGTGACGGCTGGCAACCCGGTGAGCCTCGGCCTCTCGGTGGCCGATGCCTTCGGCAACATGGTGACTTCGTACACGGGCACCGTGCACTTCACTTCCGATGATGCCTCGGCCTCGTTGCCCGCGGACTACACCTTCACCCCGGCCGCGCAGGGCCACCACGACTTCTCGGGGGGCGTCACGCTGAAGACGGTGGGGAGCCGCCAGGTGACGGTGACGGACGTGGGGAACCCGGCCCTCTCCGGCTCGGTGTCGTTCTCCGTCCTGCCGGGAGCGGCCCGGAAGCTCGTCTTCACCCAACAGCCCGTCGACACGTCCGTCCGCGCGCCCTTTGGCGTGCAGGTGACCCTGACGGATGCCCTGGGTAACCGGGTCCCCGCGTCGTCCCCCGAGGTGAAGCTCTCGCTCGACAAGGGCGGCACGCTGACGGGGAGCACCTCGGTGGCGCCCGTGGACGGCGTGGCCACCTTCTCGGGCCTCTCCATCGCGCAGGAGAACGTGGGCTACACGCTGACGGCCACGGCGGCCGGTCTGGACGCGGCGACCAGCGCCGCCTTCACCCTCACGGACGACGTGTCTCCCGCGACTCCCGTGCTCACGCAGTCGGGCTCCACGGCCACCTCGGTCACCGTCGCCTGGACGGCGGTGGGCGATGATGGGACGGAGGGGACGGCCAGCAGCCAGGAACTGCGCTACTCCACGTCGGACATCACCTCGGACGCGGCCTTCGCGGCGGCCACCCCGGTGTCCGTGGGTGCGCCCAAGCCGGCGGGCAGTGCCGAGTCGGCGGTGATCAACGGCCTCTCCCAGAGCCGCAGCTATTACGTGGCCCTGAAGGTGACGGACAACGCGGGCCACTCCGTGCGCTCGGCGTCACGGCTGGTCTCCACGTTGGCGCTCAACGCCACGCAGCTCGCTTTCAGTGTGCAGCCCCAGAGCGGCACGGCGGGAGTCGCGCTGGCGCCCATCAAGGTGGAGATCCGGGACTCGGCGGGAGCGCTCGTCGACACGGCGACCTCGGCGGTGACGCTGACGGTCGTGGGCGCCTCGGGCTTTGGCCCCTTCACCGTGTCGGCGGTGGACGGTGTGGCGACCTTCTCCTCCGTCCGGATCGACCAGGCGGGCAAGGGCTATACGCTTCAGGCCACCGCGGGTTCGCTCACCCCGGCCACCAGCTCGTCCTTCGACATCGCGTCCGCCGCCGCCTCGACCCTGGCGTTGACGGGGCTGTCCTCCCCGGTGACCGCTGGCACCTCCCAGAACGTGACGGTGGAGGCACGTGATGCCTTCGGCAACCTCGCGGCGGGCTATCGGGGCACCGTCCACTTCACCTCGAGCGACACGAAGGCGGTCCTCCCCGCGGACACCGCGTTCACCTCGGGGGACGCGGGCCGCAAGAGCTTCCCGGTGACGTTGAAGACGGTGGGCAACCAGTCGGTGACCGTGACGGACCTGGCGAACAGCGCGCTGACCGCGACGGCCTCGACGGTGGTGGAGCAGGGTTCTCCCGCGAAGCTGGTGTTCCAGAGCCAGCCCACGAACGGCACGGTGCGCGCGGTGCTGTCCTCCGTGTCCGTGGCCATCACCGACGCGGCCGGCAACGTGCTCTCCGTGGGCACGCCCGACATCTCCGTGCACCTGGTGGGGGGCAATGCCTCGGCCGTGCTCGGCGGCACGCTGACCGCGACGCCCTCCTCGGGAGTGGCGACCTTCTCGGCGCTGACCGTGGACCAGCAGGGCACGGGCTTCCGGCTCGAGGCCACGGCGGGCTCGCTGGATGGGGCGAGCAGCAACGCGTTCAACATCGTGGATGACCTCGCGCCGGACGCCGTGACGCTCCGGGTCGAGGGGACGCTCACCAGTACCCTCATCCCCCTGGCCTGGACGGCGGTGGGCGATGACGGAATGCTCGGGACGGCCAGCAATTACGACCTGCGCTACTCCACCAGCCCCATCGACGCGGCGTCGTTCGACTCCGCCACGCAGGTGCTCACGGATCCGCCGCTGCCCGCGGGCTCCGCGGAGGTGGTGAGCGTCACCGGCCTGACGCCCAACACGCGCTACTACCTGGCCCTCAAGGTGGAGGACGACGCCCACAACTCGAGCCTGTCCTTCGCGAGCGCCACCACCCAGACGGATCCGTGCATCGGCGCTCCCGCCTGCACGCCGCCGGCGGATACCTGCTCGGCGGATGGTGTCTCCCGTGTCACCTACACGGCCACCTGCGTCGATGAGAACAACCAGCCGGTCTGCCAGCGGGTGGAGACGGTCACCGCCTGCCCGGGCGCGGATGCCGTGTGCTACCAGGCCGCATGCGACACGGCGGCCCGGCCCACGGGCAATCAGCTCGCCTTCTCCGAGCTGATGCACTCGCCCACGGGGTCGACCACCGAGTACTTCGAGCTGACGAACACCACGGGCCAGTTGCTCAACCTCAATGGCCTCACGGTGACCTACCAGAACAGCTCCAAGGTCACGCGCTCCTTCCAGGTGGGTGAGGGCAGCGTGCCCGTCGTGGTGGGGCGTCAGGGCACCTTCGTCCTGGCGCACGACAAGGACCTGGCCACCAACGGAGGGGTCTCCGCCAACTACCAGTACCCGGATGCGATCATCCTGGATGGCTCGGGCCAGTTCAGCATCGCCTACGAGAACACCCCGGTGACGGACTTCCTCTACACGCCGTCCTTCCCGCAGACGCCGGGCAAGGCGATGAACCTGGCCGCGGGAGTCGTGGGCACGTTCGCCGATGCTTCTCCCTGGTACTGGTGTGACTCCACCTCGGCGCTGTCGGGAGGCGACTTCGGCTCACCCAATGCCCCCAACGACACGTGCGGTGTGGTGGCCGCTCCGCCCGTGGACTACTGCAACGTCCAGTACCCGAAGACGATCCCGACCACCCCCGCCAACACGCCCCTGGTCATCTATAGCCAGTTCTACGAGCCGGGCGTGACGGACCGCAACACGGCGGGCAACGATGGCTACCCGTACGTGTCCGCGCAGCTGGGCTACGGGCCCTCGGACACGTCCGCGGAGACGTGGACCTGGAAGGCCATCTCCTTCAACGGGGAGTACTCGGCCACGGTGAGCAACAACGACGAGATGATCGGCACGCTGCGCATCGCCACGCCGGGCTCGTACAAGTACGGCTTCCGCTACGCCTTCAAGGACGCCGCCACGGGCACCTCGTCGGCATGGGTCTACTGCGACCAGAACGGCGTCGCGGACCCGGCCAACGGCATCTTCGGCACCGTGACGATCGAGTCGGCCGTCACCCCGCCGCTCACCAACCACGTCGTCATCAGTGAGTTCAGCGGTGGCTCCAGTGCCAACGCCAAGGACGAGTTCATCGAGCTGTACAACCCGACCAACGAGCCGATCGTGATCGGCGGCTGGAAGGTGCAGTACAAGTCCGCGGCGGGCACGTCCTACAGCAACATCGCGGCGGACACGATCCCCGCCGGGACGGTCATCCAGCCCAAGGGCTACTACCTGCTCGTGGGAACCGCCTACTCGAACGCGGCGGTTCCGGGTGACTTCACCTACTCCTTCGACTCCTCCGCCTCGACGTCCGGTGGAGGCCATGTCCGCATCGGTCCTGGGCTGGACGGCACCGTCGGCGCGGTGGCCGTGGATCTGTTGGGCTACGGAACCGGCAACAGCCCCGAGGGGGGCGCGGGGCACGCCGCTCCGTCCCATCCCGCCCTGGGGGGCAGCCTGGAGCGCAAGGCGGTGTCCACGTCCGACTCGACCTCCATGGGCTCGGGGGGCGCGGATGCCCTTCGAGGCAATGGCTACGACACTGATGACAACTCGACGAACTTCGTGACGCGCGCGGTTCGCAACCCGCAGAACTCGTCGAGCCCGACCGAGGCTCCGTAG
- a CDS encoding SDR family oxidoreductase, whose product MTQSVFRDGLLAGKVAFITGGSSGINLGIAEAFVKAGAKVVINGRNVEKLEAAVKGLQAHGTALGVAADVRQYDAMEKALQTARDAYGELDILVCGAAGNFPAPAVGMSSNAFRSVLEIDVLGTFNTCRAAFDHLRKPGACVLNISAPQAYLPMAMQSHVCAAKAGVDMLTRTLAIEWGGAGVRVNSITPGPIDDTEGMRRLAPGEDVREKLLGALPLGRFGTKQDIAQLALFLASDAAAYVTGSLMVCDGGQSLLGSGLMLRAMGF is encoded by the coding sequence ATGACGCAGAGCGTGTTCCGGGACGGGTTGCTGGCGGGCAAGGTGGCGTTCATCACCGGCGGCAGCAGTGGCATCAACCTCGGCATCGCCGAGGCCTTCGTGAAGGCGGGCGCCAAGGTCGTCATCAACGGCCGCAACGTGGAGAAGCTGGAGGCGGCGGTGAAGGGTCTGCAGGCCCATGGCACCGCCCTGGGCGTGGCCGCGGACGTGCGTCAGTACGACGCCATGGAGAAGGCCCTCCAGACGGCGCGGGACGCCTACGGGGAACTCGACATCCTCGTGTGCGGCGCGGCCGGCAACTTCCCCGCTCCCGCGGTCGGCATGTCCTCCAATGCCTTCCGCTCGGTGCTGGAGATCGACGTGCTGGGCACCTTCAACACGTGCCGTGCCGCCTTCGATCATCTGCGCAAGCCGGGCGCGTGCGTGCTCAACATCTCCGCGCCCCAGGCCTACCTGCCCATGGCCATGCAGTCCCATGTGTGCGCCGCCAAGGCCGGCGTGGACATGCTCACCCGCACCCTCGCCATCGAGTGGGGTGGGGCGGGCGTGCGCGTCAACTCCATCACCCCGGGGCCCATCGACGACACCGAGGGCATGCGCCGGCTCGCCCCCGGCGAGGACGTGCGCGAGAAGCTGCTGGGCGCGCTTCCCCTGGGACGTTTCGGGACCAAGCAGGACATCGCGCAACTCGCGCTTTTCCTGGCATCGGATGCCGCTGCGTACGTGACCGGTTCGCTCATGGTGTGTGACGGAGGCCAGTCCCTGCTCGGCTCCGGGCTGATGCTGCGCGCCATGGGCTTCTAG